One window from the genome of Salvia miltiorrhiza cultivar Shanhuang (shh) chromosome 7, IMPLAD_Smil_shh, whole genome shotgun sequence encodes:
- the LOC130995639 gene encoding uncharacterized protein LOC130995639, whose protein sequence is MMGPQQQQDHHTRVFYELSALVLNIIRSPPTSVDHSPAQRRRWDGLSFQNMTPAGFASLLLGISLSLMLCGSVTFFLGFLLMPWVLGLVVFLYFVGIVSSISMIGRTILCHNPSPPSPRKDIPSWKVL, encoded by the exons ATGATGGGGCCGCAACAACAGCAGGATCACCACACCAGGGTTTTCTACGAGCTTTCAGCTCTAGTTTTGAATATTATACGGTCGCCGCCGACCTCCGTCGATCACTCTCCGGCTCAGCGGCGGAGGTGGGATGGCCTCTCGTTCCAGAACATGACGCCCGCGGGATTCGCGTCCCTGCTCCTTGGgatctctctctcgctcatgCTGTGTGGATCCGTCACGTTTTTCCTTGGTTTTTTGTTGATGCCTTGGGTTCTTGGATTGGTTGTATTCTTGTATTTTGTGGGGATTGTTTCCAGCATTTCCATGATTGGGAGAACCATTCTCTGTCATAATCCCTCGCCTCCTTCGCCCAGGAAGGATATTCCTT CGTGGAAGGTGTTGTGA